A single window of Halotalea alkalilenta DNA harbors:
- a CDS encoding aldo/keto reductase, with protein sequence MELHQLGAGGPRVFALGLGCMGMSGMYGASDRAQCIATIRAALDAGVDLLDTGDFYGMGHNELLIQEALRERPRDEVSISVKFGALRDPAGGWGGYDARPEAIKNFVAYSLTRLGVDYIDIYRPARLDPQVPIEETVGAIARLVEEGYVRHIGLSEVGVETLRRAASVHPISDLQIEYSLISRGIETRILPACRALGIGISAYGVLSRGLISGHWRAGAADGGDFRAHSPRFQGEALEHNLALVETLRQLAEGCGLTPAQLAIAWVAAQGSDIVALVGARRLDRLSEALGALDARLDHATLEALDNAFPPGIAVGDRYAPAQMAMLDSERG encoded by the coding sequence ATGGAACTTCATCAGTTGGGCGCGGGCGGTCCGCGTGTCTTTGCGCTTGGGCTCGGCTGCATGGGCATGTCGGGGATGTATGGAGCGTCCGATCGCGCGCAGTGCATCGCGACCATCCGCGCCGCACTCGACGCCGGCGTCGATCTGCTCGACACCGGCGATTTCTACGGTATGGGCCACAACGAGCTGCTGATCCAGGAAGCGCTGCGCGAGCGACCGCGCGACGAGGTGTCGATCAGCGTCAAGTTCGGCGCGCTGCGTGACCCGGCCGGCGGCTGGGGGGGATACGATGCCCGTCCCGAGGCGATCAAGAACTTCGTCGCCTATTCGCTGACCCGGCTCGGGGTCGACTACATCGACATCTACCGCCCGGCGCGCCTCGACCCGCAGGTGCCGATCGAGGAGACCGTGGGCGCGATCGCACGGCTGGTCGAGGAGGGCTACGTGCGCCACATCGGGCTTTCCGAAGTCGGCGTCGAGACCCTGCGCCGCGCCGCCTCGGTGCATCCGATCAGCGACCTGCAGATCGAGTACTCGCTGATCTCGCGCGGCATCGAGACCCGGATCCTGCCCGCCTGCCGCGCGCTGGGTATCGGCATCAGTGCCTATGGGGTGCTCTCGCGTGGACTGATCAGCGGCCACTGGCGCGCCGGTGCGGCCGATGGCGGAGACTTCCGCGCCCATAGCCCGCGCTTCCAGGGCGAGGCGCTCGAACACAATCTTGCCCTGGTCGAGACGCTGCGCCAGCTGGCCGAGGGCTGTGGGCTGACACCGGCCCAGCTGGCGATCGCTTGGGTCGCGGCCCAGGGCTCGGACATCGTTGCGCTGGTCGGCGCGCGCAGGCTCGACCGGTTGAGCGAAGCGCTCGGCGCGCTCGATGCCCGACTCGATCACGCCACGCTCGAGGCCCTGGATAACGCTTTTCCTCCCGGCATCGCGGTGGGCGATCGATATGCGCCGGCGCAAATGGCAATGCTGGACAGCGAACGAGGCTGA
- a CDS encoding NAD(P)H-quinone oxidoreductase, with amino-acid sequence MNQSLPSHMNVIEFDGAGGPEVVVIREHALPTPGPGEILVKVAAAGVNRPDVMQRQGKYPPPPGASHIPGLEIAGRVIGLGAGATRFDEGERVCGLVAGGGYAEYCVIHEDNALHIPTGIGMVEAAALPETFMTVWTNLFQDGRLKAGDRVLIHGGSSGIGTTAIMLARAFAAEQVIVTVGSQAKAEACLKLGASAAINYREQDFVEEVSRLTDGHGVDLILDMIGGDYVTRNYRAAAKFGRIIQIATQRGHGHDVELFELMKKRLTHTGSTLRARSVAEKAEVARELEREVWPLIERGEIKPLIDATFPLARAADAHALMDAGHHIGKIVLVVGEG; translated from the coding sequence ATGAATCAGTCACTACCGAGCCACATGAACGTGATCGAGTTCGACGGCGCCGGTGGCCCCGAGGTAGTCGTCATCCGCGAGCACGCGCTGCCCACGCCAGGGCCGGGGGAGATACTGGTCAAGGTCGCCGCGGCCGGGGTCAACCGGCCGGACGTGATGCAGCGCCAGGGCAAGTACCCACCGCCGCCCGGCGCGTCACACATCCCTGGCCTCGAGATCGCCGGCCGAGTCATCGGGCTGGGCGCGGGAGCCACCCGCTTCGATGAGGGCGAACGGGTCTGCGGCCTGGTCGCCGGCGGCGGCTACGCCGAATACTGCGTGATCCACGAGGACAATGCGCTGCACATACCGACCGGCATTGGCATGGTCGAGGCGGCGGCGCTGCCGGAAACCTTCATGACGGTGTGGACCAACCTGTTCCAGGACGGCCGGCTGAAGGCCGGCGACCGGGTCTTGATCCACGGCGGCTCGTCCGGCATAGGCACTACCGCGATCATGCTCGCCCGCGCCTTCGCCGCCGAGCAGGTGATCGTCACCGTCGGCTCGCAAGCCAAGGCCGAGGCGTGCCTGAAACTCGGCGCCAGCGCCGCGATCAACTATCGCGAACAGGACTTCGTCGAGGAGGTCTCACGGCTCACCGACGGCCATGGGGTCGACTTGATCCTCGATATGATCGGCGGCGACTACGTGACCAGGAACTACCGCGCCGCGGCCAAGTTCGGGCGGATCATCCAGATCGCCACCCAGCGCGGCCATGGCCACGACGTCGAGCTTTTCGAGCTGATGAAGAAGCGCCTCACCCATACTGGCTCAACCCTGCGCGCGCGCAGCGTAGCGGAGAAAGCCGAGGTCGCCCGCGAGCTCGAGCGCGAGGTCTGGCCGCTGATCGAACGCGGCGAGATCAAGCCGCTGATCGACGCCACCTTCCCCCTCGCCCGCGCCGCGGATGCCCATGCGCTGATGGATGCGGGCCACCACATCGGCAAGATCGTACTGGTGGTCGGTGAGGGCTGA
- a CDS encoding PepSY-associated TM helix domain-containing protein: protein MPASAAPPRADAKARGVWIALIHRLHFYIGLLVAPFILTAALSGALYALTPSLEAWLYADALRAPTSGEPQPLSAQLEAARAAIDGRPAPTAIRPAPQPGTTTRVMFADPKLGGSMHLAVFVDPVSLELRGTLPVYGTSGLLPLRTWIDHFHRSLHLGEFGRAYSELAASWLWLLALGGAALWWLGRGGQRRGTARGHATLGLVLLVGLSFFSATGLTWSKWAGERISELRSALDWGTPSVSTQLDPGRIEPRHDPHAAHHGAMDEPATTAFDPAQADLVLAAARSAGLGAQRIELRPSNDQARAWTVREIDYQWPTQADSAAIDPRDGRVVDLLRFADFPLAAKLTRWGVDAHIGMLFGLPNQLLLAATALGLTVLIIWGYRLWWRRRPRRLEPLWYAIARLPRRAWPALALATALLGWALPVLGASLALLLAIDGLRLALRRVGTRRQIG, encoded by the coding sequence ATGCCCGCCTCCGCTGCCCCTCCGCGCGCCGATGCAAAGGCGCGTGGCGTTTGGATCGCACTGATCCACCGCCTGCACTTCTACATCGGCCTGCTGGTCGCCCCGTTCATCCTCACCGCCGCACTGAGCGGCGCACTCTATGCGCTGACGCCCTCGCTCGAGGCCTGGCTCTACGCCGACGCGCTGCGCGCGCCAACCAGCGGCGAACCACAGCCGCTCTCCGCCCAGCTCGAAGCCGCACGCGCGGCGATCGATGGCCGCCCCGCCCCCACCGCGATTCGCCCCGCGCCCCAACCGGGCACGACGACGCGCGTGATGTTCGCCGACCCGAAGCTCGGTGGCTCGATGCACCTCGCGGTGTTCGTCGACCCGGTCAGCCTCGAGCTGCGTGGGACGCTGCCCGTCTACGGCACCAGCGGCCTGCTGCCGCTGCGTACCTGGATCGATCACTTCCACCGCAGCCTGCACCTGGGCGAGTTCGGTCGCGCCTACAGCGAGCTGGCCGCCTCCTGGCTGTGGCTCTTGGCACTTGGCGGCGCCGCGCTATGGTGGCTCGGTCGTGGCGGCCAGCGTCGCGGCACCGCGCGTGGCCATGCCACCCTTGGGCTGGTACTGCTGGTCGGGCTTTCGTTTTTCTCCGCCACCGGATTGACCTGGTCGAAATGGGCGGGAGAGCGAATCTCCGAGCTGCGCAGCGCGCTGGACTGGGGTACCCCGAGCGTCTCGACCCAGCTCGACCCCGGCCGAATCGAACCGCGCCATGATCCCCACGCGGCGCATCATGGCGCGATGGACGAGCCGGCGACCACGGCGTTCGATCCCGCCCAGGCCGATCTGGTGCTCGCCGCGGCCCGCAGCGCCGGGCTCGGCGCGCAACGCATCGAGCTGCGCCCGTCGAACGACCAGGCCCGTGCCTGGACGGTGCGCGAGATCGACTACCAATGGCCGACCCAGGCAGACAGCGCGGCGATCGACCCACGCGACGGACGAGTGGTCGACCTGCTGCGCTTCGCCGACTTCCCACTCGCCGCCAAGCTGACCCGCTGGGGAGTGGATGCCCACATCGGTATGCTCTTCGGCCTGCCCAACCAACTGCTGCTGGCGGCGACGGCGCTGGGGCTCACGGTACTGATCATTTGGGGCTATCGACTGTGGTGGCGGCGGCGTCCGCGCCGGCTCGAGCCACTGTGGTACGCCATCGCCCGACTGCCTCGCCGGGCCTGGCCTGCGCTCGCGCTCGCCACGGCGCTGCTCGGCTGGGCGCTGCCGGTGCTCGGCGCAAGCCTCGCCCTACTGCTGGCGATCGACGGACTACGGCTGGCGCTGCGGCGCGTCGGGACCCGCCGCCAGATCGGGTGA
- a CDS encoding DUF2946 family protein, whose protein sequence is MRLDRRRLTAWIALCAMLLISIAPLVSQTVALAQQMPGRFEPAAMAHDHPPAHRSSPPHYAEAQHRDNPAPPAQAPHAAQDHAKCGYCHLLQLPSLPPSPPSLNKLGSLDRQLLTARPDRGYPGSARSIHAPPRAPPAAARAA, encoded by the coding sequence ATGCGTCTCGATCGTCGCCGCCTCACCGCCTGGATCGCGCTCTGCGCCATGCTGCTGATCTCCATCGCGCCACTGGTCTCCCAGACGGTGGCGCTGGCGCAGCAGATGCCTGGGCGCTTCGAACCAGCGGCGATGGCGCACGACCACCCGCCCGCGCATCGCTCATCGCCCCCGCACTACGCCGAAGCGCAGCATCGCGATAACCCGGCCCCTCCGGCACAGGCGCCCCACGCCGCGCAGGACCATGCCAAGTGCGGCTATTGCCACCTGCTTCAGCTACCCAGCCTGCCCCCGAGTCCCCCAAGCCTTAACAAATTGGGGAGTCTCGACCGGCAGCTGCTCACCGCGCGCCCCGACCGTGGCTATCCAGGCAGCGCGCGCTCGATCCACGCCCCACCCCGCGCGCCCCCCGCCGCAGCTCGAGCCGCTTGA
- a CDS encoding ABC transporter substrate-binding protein, with amino-acid sequence MPYVSAALVSRRLLLPLCLSVASLAPSLGQAATDYPLRIDNCGRTLVFEQAPERVVSIGQASTEILLGLGLGARIVGTGVWFGPLPPALAAEGAAVPRLADNAPSFEAVAGTRPDIVTAQYTYHLGANGEVATPEQFESLGIPSYVSPSDCENKGVTADSNADGSRSQPFEMALVEREVSELAEIFDVGPHGEALNAALKARIAQARERLDGAAPEPLKVVFWFSSPRLEGDPWVAGSNGVPGYISRTLGLDNVIETEEEWPAVSWERIASLDPDVIVVARMDRRLYPADDAEIKRGFLQRDPVTRELRAVRDGRVLVVDAQALNPSIRVVDGIEMLADQLGGAGVAR; translated from the coding sequence ATGCCCTACGTTTCAGCGGCGCTCGTTTCGCGACGCCTGCTTCTACCGCTGTGCTTGAGCGTGGCGAGTCTCGCCCCCTCGCTGGGGCAGGCCGCCACCGACTATCCGCTGCGTATCGACAACTGCGGCCGCACCCTGGTCTTCGAGCAGGCGCCCGAGCGGGTGGTGAGCATCGGCCAGGCGAGCACCGAGATACTGCTCGGCCTCGGGCTCGGCGCGCGAATCGTCGGCACCGGGGTGTGGTTCGGGCCGCTGCCGCCTGCGCTCGCCGCTGAGGGCGCCGCGGTGCCGCGGCTTGCCGACAATGCGCCGAGCTTCGAGGCGGTGGCTGGCACGCGCCCCGACATCGTCACCGCCCAGTATACCTATCACCTCGGTGCCAACGGCGAAGTCGCCACGCCCGAGCAGTTCGAAAGCCTCGGCATTCCTTCCTACGTCTCGCCGTCGGACTGCGAGAACAAAGGAGTGACCGCGGACTCCAACGCCGACGGCAGCCGTTCGCAGCCATTCGAGATGGCGCTGGTCGAGCGCGAGGTCAGTGAACTGGCCGAGATCTTCGACGTCGGGCCGCACGGCGAGGCGCTCAACGCAGCGCTTAAGGCACGCATCGCGCAGGCGCGCGAGCGCCTCGACGGCGCCGCGCCCGAGCCGCTCAAGGTGGTGTTCTGGTTCTCCAGTCCCAGGCTCGAGGGCGACCCCTGGGTGGCGGGCAGCAACGGCGTGCCGGGTTACATCTCCCGCACCCTCGGGCTCGATAACGTGATCGAAACCGAAGAGGAGTGGCCGGCGGTGAGCTGGGAGCGGATCGCCTCGCTCGACCCTGACGTCATCGTGGTAGCGCGGATGGACCGCAGGCTTTATCCCGCAGACGACGCTGAGATCAAGCGCGGTTTTCTTCAGCGGGATCCGGTGACCCGTGAGCTGCGTGCGGTGCGCGATGGCCGCGTGCTGGTGGTGGATGCCCAGGCGCTCAATCCTTCCATCCGGGTGGTCGACGGTATCGAGATGCTCGCCGATCAGCTCGGCGGCGCTGGAGTGGCGCGGTGA
- a CDS encoding FecCD family ABC transporter permease — protein sequence MIERFAADAGWAWRYGLALVAVLGLGVAVVLAASIGEMRIPFTVSLKAILNGLGLTDYPLDRIQQGIVWEYRVSRALVAACCGAGLSVCGAILQALLRNALAEPYVLGISAGASTGAVLVMLLGIGGGAIGVSLGAFLGAALAFSLVLLLAAGGRAGVTRVILAGVAGAQLFNALTAYIVSTSANAEQARSVMFWLLGSLGGVRWPDVWLAALVVGVALAACLLFARSLDAFAFGEDLAATLGISVAGVRLVLFAITALVTATLVSIVGAVGFVGLVIPHAARFLVGPGHSRLLPASALIGANFMVLADIVSRIIVPQQVLPIGVVTALVGAPAFALILYRSRLSQ from the coding sequence GTGATCGAGCGGTTCGCCGCCGACGCTGGCTGGGCCTGGCGCTATGGGCTGGCCCTGGTCGCGGTGCTGGGGCTGGGGGTTGCCGTGGTGCTCGCCGCCTCGATCGGTGAGATGCGCATCCCGTTCACGGTGTCGTTGAAGGCGATCCTCAACGGGCTCGGTCTCACCGACTATCCGCTCGATCGGATCCAGCAGGGCATCGTCTGGGAGTACCGGGTCAGCCGCGCGCTGGTCGCGGCCTGCTGCGGCGCGGGGCTTTCGGTGTGCGGGGCGATCCTCCAGGCGCTGCTGCGCAACGCCCTGGCCGAGCCTTACGTGCTTGGAATCTCGGCCGGAGCCTCGACCGGCGCCGTGCTGGTCATGCTGCTCGGCATCGGCGGTGGCGCGATCGGGGTCTCGCTCGGCGCTTTCCTTGGCGCGGCGCTTGCCTTCTCGCTGGTGCTGCTGCTCGCCGCCGGCGGTCGCGCTGGGGTGACGCGGGTGATTCTCGCCGGGGTCGCCGGCGCCCAGCTGTTCAACGCCTTGACCGCCTATATCGTCTCCACCTCGGCCAACGCCGAGCAGGCGCGCAGCGTGATGTTCTGGCTGCTCGGCAGCCTCGGTGGAGTGCGCTGGCCCGACGTTTGGCTCGCCGCGCTGGTGGTCGGGGTGGCGCTCGCGGCCTGCCTGCTGTTCGCCCGCTCCCTCGACGCTTTCGCCTTCGGCGAGGATCTCGCCGCGACCCTTGGCATATCGGTAGCCGGCGTGCGGCTGGTGCTGTTCGCGATCACCGCGCTGGTCACCGCGACCCTGGTCAGCATCGTCGGCGCGGTAGGGTTCGTCGGCCTGGTGATCCCCCACGCCGCGCGCTTTCTGGTCGGCCCCGGGCACTCCAGGCTGCTGCCGGCTTCGGCGCTGATCGGCGCCAACTTCATGGTGCTCGCCGACATCGTCTCGAGGATCATCGTGCCCCAGCAGGTACTGCCGATCGGCGTGGTCACCGCGCTGGTCGGTGCGCCGGCCTTCGCCTTGATCCTCTATCGATCGAGGCTGAGCCAATGA
- a CDS encoding ABC transporter ATP-binding protein: MSLEAHGLDWRAGGRLILDQVSLQVPPGELMGLLGPNGSGKSSLLRLFAGLVRPARGEVLLDGAPLARRSRRDVARRIALVEQHATTDTDISVLESVRLGRTPHRSAISGWSVNDQRAVDSALDQVGLADKSARRWHTLSGGERQRVQIARALAQQPSELLLDEPTNHLDIQHQLELLELVRRLPLTCVMAIHDLNLAAMFCDTLAVLDSGRLVAFGAPEEVLTPALIERVYGVRALVSRSTRHRRPHVQYLPLTPSSLDQEPPCEPST, from the coding sequence ATGAGTCTCGAAGCGCATGGGCTGGACTGGCGGGCCGGAGGCCGATTGATCCTGGACCAGGTATCGCTGCAGGTGCCGCCCGGCGAGCTGATGGGACTGCTCGGCCCCAATGGCTCGGGCAAATCCTCGCTGCTGCGGCTGTTCGCCGGACTGGTCCGGCCCGCCCGGGGCGAAGTGCTGCTCGACGGTGCACCGCTCGCGCGGCGCTCCCGCCGCGACGTCGCTCGGCGCATCGCCCTGGTCGAGCAGCATGCCACCACCGACACGGACATCTCGGTGCTCGAATCGGTACGGCTCGGGCGGACCCCGCATCGCTCGGCGATCTCTGGCTGGAGCGTGAATGATCAGCGCGCGGTCGACAGCGCACTCGACCAGGTCGGCTTGGCCGACAAGAGCGCAAGGCGCTGGCACACCCTGTCGGGCGGCGAGCGCCAGCGAGTGCAGATCGCCCGCGCGCTGGCCCAGCAGCCGAGCGAGCTGCTGCTCGACGAACCGACCAATCACCTCGATATCCAGCACCAGCTCGAGCTGCTCGAACTGGTGCGCCGACTCCCGCTGACCTGCGTGATGGCGATCCATGATCTCAACCTGGCCGCGATGTTCTGCGATACCCTGGCAGTGCTCGACAGCGGACGGTTGGTCGCCTTCGGCGCTCCCGAGGAGGTGCTGACGCCCGCACTGATCGAACGCGTCTACGGCGTGCGCGCGCTGGTGTCTCGCTCCACCCGGCACCGTCGCCCACACGTCCAGTATCTGCCGCTGACACCCTCGAGCCTTGACCAGGAGCCGCCATGCGAGCCCTCGACCTGA
- the cobF gene encoding precorrin-6A synthase (deacetylating), translating into MRALDLIGIGAGDPRHLTLQAVEALGRLDLVVLIDKRAETAELTRMREAILDRFASPRLKRLHLDDPPRRREGDYAANVEAWHTARAELLEDALRRHLQDGQRAALLAWGEPTLFDSALRLIKTIEARAGMQLEVEVIPGISSIQTLAARHRIPLNRINEPVHITTGRKLAEGFPPGLDAVLVMLDGDCTFLQVAEPGMEIFWGAYLGTEDEILIEGLVEEVGERIVELRSAARARKGWVMDTYLLRRR; encoded by the coding sequence ATGCGAGCCCTCGACCTGATCGGCATCGGCGCCGGCGACCCGCGCCATCTCACCCTACAGGCGGTGGAAGCGCTGGGTCGGCTCGATCTCGTCGTGCTGATCGACAAACGTGCCGAAACCGCCGAACTGACCCGGATGCGCGAAGCGATTCTCGACCGCTTCGCCTCGCCCAGGCTCAAACGCCTCCACCTCGACGACCCACCGCGTCGCCGAGAAGGCGACTACGCCGCCAACGTCGAGGCATGGCATACCGCCCGGGCCGAGCTGCTCGAGGACGCACTACGCCGCCATCTCCAAGACGGACAGCGCGCGGCACTGCTGGCCTGGGGCGAGCCGACCCTGTTCGACAGCGCGCTGCGGCTGATCAAAACGATCGAAGCGCGCGCAGGCATGCAGCTCGAGGTCGAGGTGATCCCCGGCATCTCCAGCATCCAAACGCTCGCAGCGCGCCACCGCATCCCCCTCAACCGGATCAACGAACCGGTCCACATCACCACCGGGCGCAAGCTCGCCGAAGGATTTCCCCCCGGACTCGACGCGGTGCTGGTGATGCTCGACGGCGACTGCACCTTCCTGCAAGTGGCGGAGCCGGGAATGGAGATATTCTGGGGCGCCTACCTCGGCACCGAGGATGAGATCCTCATCGAAGGCCTGGTCGAAGAGGTCGGCGAACGCATCGTCGAGCTGCGTAGCGCAGCGCGTGCCCGCAAAGGGTGGGTGATGGACACCTACCTGCTACGGCGGCGATAG